The following coding sequences are from one Deltaproteobacteria bacterium window:
- a CDS encoding M4 family metallopeptidase codes for MAKTACHLYVLRVLSFFCLCLFIVASAEAARDAASVETETLERFSRIFNGPDSHPARGDSPGIDVSKLRPAPKPSAEYGVPFSKALSGASPVAAASSAVAFTGLKTAYFGGDMFVVKVNVSFDSSKETADLYAAAWLDGQSAPLFFTGNDLSPLDWAAVPARTGISQGSGSYEVFTFKLPNPMGPLKFTLLAALLKGGQPLTGENLLSNVASAEVKFIGGSSDTSEKGQTDVFRYLALGLGQQILRGTVHQGVLRRMDLGFSLKRSDLPSGFTSDDVVLGLLPATQGLLRITEPKKSLRIIKRAGTASKKYHFEQTYKDIPVYGSWFKMSVKESGDSFSLDSLSGRYVPDLQLTDTSAALDGKDALLAVAEANGIASLSELEVVIPPKLWIFDAALLAPECPNCPEVSYDPRLGWRVVFFSPKEHGAVADAFVDAFTGEILFQQARTDGELQLNLFTAEGNTSSTCFAWQATRREQWYDEEGECDYSRHCRKFNYCPLEGYACVNPDTEGVDADFLSRRIYDFYLSVFGRRSYDGDDSYIWTYLDVGFSPDNASSTDCGAWTIHQFSSGMCTPDAYGHEFGHSFHDSETNFVYSNESGAVAEHVADMFGHFFECWTGPDCNWQMGEGSVLGLASTCGSLRDMADPPRCDSDPDHYSAYVNTTSDEGGVHTNCGILNKAGFLMTDGGTFRTVIVTGIGEEKSRAVYYKTSLMSSTETRGSGIFRTAYRMPAGI; via the coding sequence ATGGCCAAGACAGCTTGCCACTTGTACGTTCTGCGGGTTCTGTCATTCTTTTGTCTCTGTCTGTTCATAGTCGCGTCCGCTGAAGCGGCGCGAGACGCCGCCTCCGTTGAAACCGAGACGTTGGAGCGCTTCAGCCGTATCTTTAATGGTCCCGATTCGCACCCTGCCCGGGGCGATTCCCCCGGTATCGACGTGAGCAAGTTGAGGCCTGCTCCAAAGCCGTCCGCCGAATACGGCGTACCCTTCTCGAAGGCGCTGTCGGGAGCTTCACCGGTGGCTGCCGCATCGAGCGCCGTCGCCTTTACGGGCCTGAAAACCGCATACTTCGGAGGGGACATGTTCGTGGTCAAGGTGAATGTCTCCTTCGATTCGTCCAAGGAAACCGCCGACCTGTATGCAGCGGCTTGGCTGGACGGCCAAAGCGCACCGTTGTTCTTTACGGGCAACGACCTGTCGCCTCTGGATTGGGCCGCTGTTCCGGCGCGGACGGGGATTTCTCAGGGTAGCGGGAGTTATGAAGTGTTCACCTTCAAGTTGCCCAATCCCATGGGCCCTCTGAAATTCACTTTGCTCGCGGCGCTTCTCAAAGGAGGACAGCCTTTGACCGGGGAGAACCTTCTTTCGAATGTCGCGAGCGCGGAAGTCAAGTTCATTGGAGGCAGCAGCGATACCTCTGAAAAGGGCCAAACGGACGTATTTCGCTACCTGGCGCTGGGGCTGGGTCAACAGATATTAAGAGGAACGGTGCATCAAGGGGTTCTGAGACGGATGGACCTCGGTTTCAGCCTGAAAAGGTCCGACCTGCCTTCGGGATTTACTTCGGACGATGTTGTTCTAGGGCTCCTCCCTGCCACTCAAGGGCTCTTGAGAATCACCGAGCCCAAGAAGAGCCTGAGGATCATCAAGCGCGCGGGAACCGCTTCAAAGAAATATCACTTCGAGCAGACCTACAAGGACATTCCCGTATACGGTTCATGGTTCAAAATGTCCGTTAAGGAATCCGGCGACTCATTCTCGCTGGACTCCCTTTCGGGCAGGTATGTTCCGGACCTCCAGTTGACCGACACTTCGGCGGCTTTGGATGGGAAGGATGCGCTGCTGGCCGTGGCCGAGGCCAACGGCATCGCCTCTCTTTCAGAATTGGAGGTGGTCATTCCTCCGAAACTGTGGATTTTCGATGCCGCTCTCCTCGCCCCGGAATGCCCCAACTGCCCCGAAGTCTCGTATGATCCCCGCCTGGGCTGGCGGGTCGTGTTTTTCTCCCCGAAAGAGCATGGAGCCGTGGCGGATGCTTTTGTAGACGCCTTTACGGGAGAAATTCTCTTTCAGCAGGCACGGACCGACGGTGAGCTCCAGCTCAATCTTTTTACCGCGGAGGGCAACACGAGCAGCACCTGTTTCGCCTGGCAGGCCACCCGGAGGGAGCAATGGTACGACGAGGAAGGGGAATGCGATTACTCGAGGCACTGCCGGAAATTCAATTATTGTCCTCTCGAAGGGTACGCCTGCGTGAACCCGGACACGGAGGGCGTGGACGCGGACTTTTTGAGCAGAAGGATCTATGATTTTTACCTGAGCGTCTTCGGGCGGAGGTCCTACGACGGAGACGACTCCTACATTTGGACCTACCTGGATGTTGGATTCAGTCCGGACAACGCCAGTTCCACGGATTGCGGCGCGTGGACGATCCATCAGTTCTCGAGCGGGATGTGCACACCCGATGCTTACGGGCACGAGTTCGGGCACTCTTTTCACGATTCGGAAACCAACTTCGTCTACAGCAACGAAAGCGGCGCGGTGGCGGAGCATGTAGCGGATATGTTCGGGCACTTTTTCGAGTGCTGGACGGGACCGGACTGCAATTGGCAGATGGGTGAGGGCAGTGTTTTGGGTCTCGCTTCAACCTGCGGGAGTTTGCGAGACATGGCTGATCCCCCGCGATGCGACAGCGATCCGGACCATTATTCGGCGTATGTAAACACCACCAGTGACGAAGGCGGAGTGCACACGAACTGCGGCATCCTAAACAAAGCCGGCTTTTTGATGACCGACGGGGGGACGTTCCGTACAGTCATCGTTACCGGAATCGGCGAGGAAAAATCCAGAGCCGTCTACTATAAAACATCATTGATGAGCTCGACAGAAACACGGGGTTCGGGGATTTTTCGAACGGCATACAGGATGCCTGCCGGGATTTGA
- a CDS encoding methyltransferase domain-containing protein, which produces MTKLPVALPFQQSDAGHRGFQFLEDLATAHWYSEVLFTALDLNLFGCIEAGNQDLDRLACAASCRKESLDRLLRVLERLELVCRTNEGWSNNPIARLYLIPGSESYMGDFFLYRRYIRPKWSGLTQAVSPDRNASARIEAQQGEDYECRTERYVRALDALARVKAPEIVSLIQSQTWESPILDVAGGAGALSRALIKTRPGSRAVLFELPEVLSAAKMLYPDPADWESIETSEGDFRTHRFDREQVFGLVLLSNFLHAYGPEEARLLLHKALGLLAPDGLLVIHDYFPDRFGHSPHKGVLYDLNMMLNTYNGACHDTAHVGEWISEAGMTHVATRDLPSDTSVILASRRPLENTDRPEMEGLLHAARSSGFSRAVLMPADQVVVAPWVRLKCRFGCSGYSNNRQCPPFAMPEEATRRLLDTYATVMVIEGAPPGLEFHENLLRVEKEAFLAGFHKALVFGAGPCPLCSPCPVEGPCRHPKRARPSMEACGMDVYATARNAGIRIEPLTEPLQYVKYIGLLLLE; this is translated from the coding sequence ATGACAAAATTACCGGTCGCACTGCCTTTTCAACAATCGGACGCCGGGCATCGTGGTTTCCAATTCCTCGAGGATCTGGCCACGGCGCACTGGTATTCCGAGGTTTTGTTTACCGCTCTGGATCTGAATCTCTTTGGCTGTATCGAGGCCGGCAACCAGGATTTGGACCGTCTGGCATGTGCGGCGAGCTGCCGGAAAGAATCTCTCGATCGGTTGTTGAGGGTGCTCGAGCGGCTGGAACTCGTGTGTCGCACCAATGAAGGTTGGTCGAACAACCCGATCGCCCGCCTCTATCTCATTCCGGGCTCGGAATCCTACATGGGCGACTTTTTTCTGTACCGGAGATACATCCGGCCCAAATGGTCCGGGCTCACGCAGGCCGTGTCTCCGGACCGCAACGCATCGGCAAGGATCGAAGCCCAGCAAGGGGAAGACTACGAGTGCAGGACGGAAAGATACGTTCGCGCCCTGGACGCGCTTGCAAGGGTGAAAGCGCCCGAAATCGTGTCCCTGATTCAAAGCCAAACATGGGAATCCCCCATTCTGGATGTGGCGGGCGGGGCGGGCGCCTTAAGCCGCGCATTGATCAAAACCAGGCCCGGAAGCCGCGCCGTGTTGTTCGAACTGCCCGAGGTCCTGAGCGCCGCAAAAATGCTGTATCCGGATCCCGCGGATTGGGAATCCATAGAGACTTCAGAAGGCGATTTCAGAACGCATCGTTTCGATCGGGAGCAGGTCTTCGGGCTGGTGCTGTTGAGCAATTTCCTCCATGCCTACGGTCCCGAAGAAGCGCGTCTTTTGTTGCATAAGGCCTTGGGCCTGCTGGCCCCTGACGGCTTGCTGGTCATCCACGATTACTTTCCCGACCGCTTCGGGCATTCCCCCCACAAGGGCGTTCTGTACGATCTGAACATGATGCTGAATACGTATAACGGCGCGTGCCACGATACGGCGCATGTCGGAGAATGGATTTCCGAAGCGGGCATGACGCACGTGGCGACCCGGGATCTACCTTCGGATACCTCCGTGATACTGGCCTCCCGCAGACCCCTGGAGAACACGGATCGCCCGGAGATGGAGGGATTGTTGCACGCGGCCCGATCCTCCGGTTTTTCCCGGGCCGTTCTCATGCCCGCGGACCAGGTGGTCGTCGCACCCTGGGTGCGCTTGAAATGCCGGTTCGGCTGCTCCGGATACTCCAACAACCGTCAATGTCCTCCTTTCGCCATGCCGGAGGAGGCTACCAGACGGTTATTGGACACCTATGCCACCGTGATGGTGATCGAGGGCGCTCCACCCGGACTCGAATTCCATGAAAATTTGCTTCGAGTGGAAAAAGAGGCTTTTCTGGCCGGCTTTCACAAAGCCCTGGTCTTTGGGGCGGGACCCTGCCCTCTCTGTTCGCCCTGCCCGGTCGAAGGCCCATGCCGTCATCCCAAACGCGCCCGCCCATCCATGGAAGCCTGCGGCATGGACGTGTACGCCACGGCGCGCAATGCCGGTATTCGGATCGAACCTCTGACGGAACCGCTGCAATACGTAAAATACATCGGACTATTGCTCCTGGAGTGA
- a CDS encoding B12-binding domain-containing radical SAM protein: protein MNIRILEHPRIPSEKRFNEIANTPLWSCLMAGYAAAALMEAGHDVSLLDAPSRHNEFGETVSDLLAHPPDALFVHAVYFWEHTGALFQCLSRVRDEGYGGHICLFGFFPTLAYPVLLMNNRVVDSIAVGEFEHTLVDLAERLRSGRQWQDVPGLAFRTPARIEMAARRPPAPDPDAFPFPIRFELPPSTASILAGRGCYNQCSFCPVPCFYSEGPLWRGRSVKNVIREVEDLTDRGFRDFYFVDANFVGPGTEGKERIIRLARRLEPLGVTFGMESRPNDLDSRLLETLRAAGLESLLMGIESGSTASLGRLRKGCSRETAEEAIALCRSFGIEPEVGFIMFEPDGTMEDLRANLDFLTKNRLLDRLGRTANVLCHRQIVLMGTPGYRQYQLSGRLEPRGYLGFEGEVTFLDPRVLWMSKVMRFCCLSVLKAMSEPMSPIYWEKEAPYSEPFQRVNAWLVELFERLLESAENTTSLPKLADLEGDIEGELQEKIRQDRCPLRQTR from the coding sequence ATGAACATCCGTATACTCGAGCATCCGCGGATTCCTTCTGAGAAACGCTTCAACGAGATCGCCAACACGCCGCTCTGGTCCTGTCTCATGGCCGGTTACGCGGCCGCCGCTTTGATGGAAGCCGGACATGACGTCAGCCTATTGGACGCTCCGAGTCGCCACAACGAGTTCGGGGAAACCGTCTCGGACCTTTTGGCGCATCCGCCCGACGCGCTGTTCGTACACGCCGTGTATTTCTGGGAACATACGGGTGCGCTGTTTCAATGCCTATCCCGTGTCAGAGACGAAGGATACGGCGGACATATCTGCCTGTTCGGCTTTTTCCCGACCCTGGCATATCCGGTCCTCCTCATGAATAACCGGGTTGTGGACAGTATTGCCGTGGGCGAGTTCGAGCACACTCTGGTGGATTTGGCCGAGAGACTGCGATCCGGCCGCCAGTGGCAGGATGTTCCGGGATTGGCGTTCCGGACGCCGGCAAGAATCGAGATGGCGGCAAGGCGCCCTCCGGCCCCGGACCCGGACGCCTTTCCCTTTCCGATTCGATTCGAGCTTCCACCGTCAACGGCAAGCATACTGGCCGGCCGCGGGTGTTACAACCAGTGCAGTTTCTGTCCGGTGCCCTGTTTTTACAGCGAAGGTCCGCTCTGGCGTGGGAGATCGGTGAAGAACGTGATCCGGGAAGTCGAGGATTTGACGGATCGGGGATTCCGGGATTTCTATTTTGTGGACGCCAACTTCGTGGGACCGGGGACCGAGGGCAAAGAGCGGATCATCCGGTTGGCCCGGCGTCTCGAACCTCTCGGCGTTACATTCGGTATGGAAAGCAGGCCCAACGATTTGGATAGCAGGCTGCTCGAGACACTCCGGGCTGCGGGTCTCGAAAGCCTCCTCATGGGCATCGAAAGCGGCTCGACGGCGTCGTTGGGGCGGCTCCGCAAGGGCTGTTCGAGGGAAACCGCCGAAGAGGCCATCGCCCTGTGCCGGTCGTTCGGCATCGAGCCGGAGGTGGGTTTCATCATGTTCGAGCCGGACGGAACCATGGAAGACCTGCGAGCCAACCTGGATTTCCTGACAAAGAACCGGTTGCTGGATCGTTTGGGCCGGACGGCTAATGTGCTTTGCCACCGCCAGATCGTGCTCATGGGAACGCCCGGTTATCGCCAATACCAATTGTCGGGCAGGCTCGAGCCGCGAGGCTACCTCGGATTCGAAGGCGAAGTGACGTTTCTGGACCCTCGGGTTTTGTGGATGTCCAAAGTGATGCGTTTTTGTTGCCTTTCGGTGCTCAAGGCCATGTCCGAGCCCATGTCGCCCATCTACTGGGAAAAAGAGGCTCCCTACAGTGAACCGTTTCAGCGTGTCAATGCATGGCTGGTGGAATTGTTCGAGCGGTTGCTCGAATCTGCGGAAAACACGACATCGCTTCCGAAGCTCGCAGATCTCGAGGGCGACATCGAGGGGGAACTTCAAGAGAAGATACGACAGGACAGATGCCCCCTTCGGCAGACCAGATGA
- a CDS encoding transporter substrate-binding domain-containing protein: MSEPDARVPETLVISCDREFPPYTTANAENEPAGMLVDLWRLWSDKTGHKITFRVSDWEGTLSNLRQGLVDVHMGLFRNEERETWIDFSMPIYASGSALFYPLNQGTVLDLSGLKGLKVGVVRGGDAENFLAVHKPDLVLVRYDEPKTMVRAALSGGIRAFADESLGMLTLLEPEGWKDQIGKPAEEFYTKDMCAGVRKGRKELLELVNRGLNAISKEEMAEIERRWIADPGVRRFGP; encoded by the coding sequence ATGTCCGAACCCGATGCTCGAGTCCCCGAAACGTTGGTCATTTCGTGCGACCGGGAGTTTCCTCCGTACACCACGGCGAATGCCGAAAACGAACCAGCCGGAATGCTCGTGGATCTGTGGCGGCTCTGGTCCGACAAGACGGGACACAAGATAACGTTTCGGGTTTCCGACTGGGAAGGTACATTGAGCAATCTCAGACAAGGTCTCGTGGATGTTCACATGGGTCTGTTCAGGAACGAGGAAAGAGAAACCTGGATCGACTTCTCGATGCCCATCTATGCTTCCGGATCGGCGCTTTTCTACCCCTTGAACCAGGGCACGGTCCTTGACTTGAGCGGTCTCAAGGGTCTCAAGGTGGGGGTCGTCCGGGGGGGCGACGCCGAGAACTTCCTGGCCGTGCACAAGCCGGATCTAGTCCTCGTACGGTACGACGAGCCCAAGACAATGGTCCGAGCCGCGCTATCGGGGGGCATCCGAGCCTTTGCCGACGAATCGTTGGGCATGCTCACATTGCTCGAACCTGAAGGGTGGAAGGACCAAATCGGGAAGCCGGCCGAAGAGTTCTACACCAAAGACATGTGCGCCGGGGTCCGTAAGGGCCGGAAGGAATTGCTGGAACTCGTCAATAGAGGGTTGAACGCTATTTCGAAGGAGGAAATGGCTGAAATCGAACGGCGTTGGATAGCGGATCCGGGCGTCCGTCGGTTCGGCCCTTGA
- a CDS encoding radical SAM protein, producing the protein MRLLLVQLPTSHLGAGERVYPLGLSRLSALVPRNAAKAALDLNLAADPWPELRNALQSFQPDVVGLSFRNLDPLAGHQASYLSALKTAAKLVRASIPHARIWAGGPAFSLFAERIMIEAPEVDAGIIGEGETALPRLLSLHRTRDAIPGLVYRTKRGIVKQPGAFVSDLDTLPGLDVKSFPPEAYLSGNAYVASMGIESKRGCDLRCGYCVYPCLGGGKHRFRSPKSVVDEMERLHTDHGVGLFHFTDPVLNRPPEHLEAICRELLNRKLRVEWTGFFREDTLSESLARLASDAGLAALYFSGDALAEQGLRTLNKHMTTEDLFAAARIAARSGIITVCHFLVNLPGDSKILIEEAWSTLDRILDIHSKAGNLGAVVFNNVRLYPGAPLTGKLANDGFLDPATDLLYPTYFNPPTFAHVLHEMEAHCHLAGVFSRLGLTMETRTNPHEHPYTRASADSF; encoded by the coding sequence ATGCGGTTATTGCTGGTTCAGCTACCCACATCTCATCTGGGCGCAGGGGAACGCGTGTATCCCTTGGGCCTCTCGAGGCTTTCCGCGCTGGTCCCCCGGAACGCGGCCAAGGCCGCCCTGGATTTGAACCTGGCTGCGGATCCCTGGCCGGAACTCCGGAACGCTCTCCAATCGTTCCAGCCCGACGTGGTGGGATTGTCGTTTCGGAACCTGGATCCTCTGGCGGGTCACCAGGCTTCCTATCTTTCCGCTTTGAAAACGGCCGCCAAATTGGTTCGAGCGTCGATTCCCCATGCAAGGATTTGGGCGGGAGGTCCGGCCTTTTCCCTGTTCGCGGAGCGGATCATGATCGAGGCGCCCGAGGTGGACGCGGGGATCATCGGAGAGGGGGAAACCGCCCTGCCCCGCCTCTTGTCCCTCCATCGCACCCGCGATGCGATTCCCGGACTCGTTTACCGGACGAAGCGCGGAATCGTCAAACAGCCCGGGGCCTTTGTCTCGGATCTGGACACCCTCCCCGGCTTGGACGTGAAAAGCTTCCCCCCGGAGGCGTACTTAAGTGGGAACGCCTACGTAGCGTCCATGGGAATAGAAAGCAAACGGGGATGTGACCTGAGGTGCGGCTATTGCGTCTATCCTTGTCTCGGGGGAGGGAAACACCGGTTTCGAAGCCCCAAGAGCGTCGTGGACGAGATGGAACGGCTGCACACGGACCATGGCGTCGGTCTTTTTCATTTCACGGATCCGGTCCTGAATCGCCCGCCGGAACATCTCGAGGCGATCTGTCGCGAGCTTCTGAACCGAAAGTTGCGCGTGGAATGGACCGGTTTTTTCCGGGAAGACACGCTGTCGGAATCTTTGGCCCGGTTGGCGTCGGACGCAGGCCTGGCAGCCCTTTATTTCTCCGGCGACGCGCTTGCCGAACAGGGACTCCGGACATTGAACAAGCATATGACAACAGAGGACCTTTTTGCCGCGGCCCGGATCGCCGCCCGAAGCGGCATTATCACGGTCTGCCATTTTCTGGTCAATTTGCCCGGAGACTCGAAGATACTGATCGAAGAGGCCTGGTCCACGTTGGACCGTATTTTGGACATCCATTCCAAGGCGGGAAATCTGGGCGCCGTGGTGTTCAATAACGTTCGACTGTATCCCGGGGCGCCGTTGACCGGAAAACTCGCGAATGACGGATTTCTGGACCCGGCCACGGATCTTTTGTATCCAACCTATTTCAATCCCCCAACATTCGCACATGTATTGCACGAAATGGAAGCCCACTGCCACCTGGCCGGCGTATTTTCGCGGTTGGGTCTGACCATGGAAACGAGGACGAACCCCCATGAACATCCGTATACTCGAGCATCCGCGGATTCCTTCTGA
- a CDS encoding cytochrome c → MKNGLKWLVSLVSVCSLLGLAGAYMVEKQPPPKSAHDHMEGTQHGHIEAPEGVEKRVNPVPFEAESVSRGEGHFSKNCVSCHGASAKGDGPMADKLPHRPADLIRAIVEEPVGKLAWIVSNGYGHMPAWKGVLSERDIWDVLNFLKMKEQLSR, encoded by the coding sequence ATGAAGAACGGTCTGAAGTGGCTGGTCTCCTTGGTGTCCGTGTGCTCGCTTCTCGGCTTAGCCGGTGCTTATATGGTAGAAAAGCAACCGCCGCCAAAGAGTGCCCACGATCACATGGAAGGAACCCAACACGGGCACATCGAGGCGCCGGAGGGAGTTGAGAAGAGGGTGAACCCCGTTCCGTTCGAAGCGGAATCCGTTTCACGCGGTGAGGGTCATTTCAGCAAAAACTGTGTCAGTTGCCACGGCGCCTCCGCCAAGGGTGACGGACCCATGGCGGATAAGCTCCCTCACAGACCCGCCGATTTGATACGGGCCATAGTTGAAGAGCCGGTAGGCAAGCTCGCGTGGATCGTATCCAATGGATATGGACACATGCCGGCGTGGAAAGGCGTTCTGTCCGAAAGAGACATCTGGGACGTGCTGAATTTCCTGAAGATGAAGGAACAATTATCCAGATGA
- the thiC gene encoding phosphomethylpyrimidine synthase ThiC → MHQTQLERAVAGETTPEMAQLARDEGLGAEVIRERIAEGRIVIPLNRNRKVRLVGIGMGLSTKINASIGTSTDIADIDAEVRKAITAQEAGADTLMELSVGGDLDRIRREVIAAVELPVGNVPLYQAFCEATRKYGDPNRLDEEMLFDLIERQCEDGISFMAIHCGINLYTIERLEKQGYRYGGLVSKGGASLVAWMKANGKENPLYDRFDRVAGILKKYDVVLSLGNGLRAGSIGDSFDRAMVQELIINCELAEEGRRLGCQMMVEGPGHVPMDEIEANIILQKRMSNYAPYYMLGPLPTDVGAAYDHVVAAIGAAQSARYGADLICYITPAEHLALPNEKDVAEGVKVARLAAHIGDLSKHPERFRGRDLTMSKARRDCDWEGQFANALFPADARRIRHDRSPSNEKVCTMCGDFCANRASTELFQTTLRSSHKA, encoded by the coding sequence GTGCATCAAACGCAACTCGAACGAGCCGTGGCAGGTGAAACGACGCCGGAAATGGCGCAGTTGGCCCGGGACGAAGGTCTTGGGGCTGAGGTCATTCGCGAACGCATCGCCGAGGGGCGGATCGTAATTCCGCTTAACCGGAACCGGAAAGTCCGCCTGGTAGGCATTGGGATGGGGCTTTCCACCAAGATCAACGCTTCCATCGGAACGTCCACGGACATCGCGGACATCGACGCGGAAGTACGAAAAGCGATTACGGCCCAGGAAGCCGGAGCGGATACGTTGATGGAACTGTCCGTGGGCGGCGACCTGGATCGGATTCGGAGAGAGGTAATCGCCGCAGTGGAATTGCCGGTGGGGAACGTACCCCTGTATCAGGCGTTTTGCGAAGCCACTCGCAAATACGGCGATCCCAACCGGCTGGATGAGGAAATGCTCTTCGATCTGATTGAACGGCAGTGCGAAGACGGCATTTCATTTATGGCCATTCACTGCGGCATCAATTTGTATACCATCGAGCGACTGGAAAAACAAGGTTACCGCTACGGCGGTCTGGTGAGCAAAGGCGGCGCTTCCCTGGTGGCCTGGATGAAGGCCAACGGTAAGGAGAACCCGTTATACGACCGGTTCGACCGGGTAGCTGGAATCCTCAAGAAATACGACGTGGTGCTTTCCCTGGGAAACGGTCTCCGGGCGGGCTCCATCGGAGATTCCTTCGACCGGGCCATGGTCCAGGAATTGATCATCAACTGCGAGCTGGCTGAAGAAGGCCGCCGGCTGGGCTGTCAGATGATGGTGGAAGGACCCGGACACGTGCCCATGGACGAAATCGAAGCCAATATCATTCTGCAGAAGCGCATGAGCAACTACGCTCCATATTACATGCTCGGACCTCTACCCACGGACGTGGGCGCCGCCTACGATCACGTGGTGGCCGCCATCGGTGCGGCCCAGTCGGCTCGTTACGGCGCGGACCTCATCTGCTACATCACTCCGGCCGAGCATCTGGCATTACCCAACGAGAAGGACGTGGCCGAAGGGGTGAAAGTGGCCCGCCTGGCCGCCCATATCGGCGATCTTTCGAAGCATCCGGAACGCTTTCGAGGCCGGGATCTGACCATGAGCAAAGCACGCCGGGACTGCGACTGGGAAGGGCAGTTCGCGAACGCTTTGTTCCCCGCGGACGCGCGCCGCATCCGGCACGACCGTTCGCCCTCGAACGAAAAGGTGTGCACCATGTGCGGGGATTTCTGCGCGAATCGGGCCTCCACGGAACTTTTTCAAACGACCCTTCGCTCGAGTCATAAGGCCTAA
- the cobT gene encoding nicotinate-nucleotide--dimethylbenzimidazole phosphoribosyltransferase gives MLDTTIQRIGPLDRAAMNEARRHHDSLAIPRGSLGMLHELGVRLAGITGTPLPEMKRLAVVTMAGDHGVAAQGVSCFPSEVTCQMVNNFLLGGAAINVLTRHVGARLTVVDMGVAGRLPEPALTGNRKTRFLARRIADGTQDISLGPAMSIEHARKAVEAGIRVFEEELELGLDALGTGDMGIGNTTPSSAIAAVLLKRDPVELVNRGTGLDDYALRNKIEVVKRALAVNAPDPDNPLDVLAKVGGYEIGGIAGLVLAACAHRVPVMVDGFISTSAALLASRFHPHVKDYLFSGHRCHVLGHDLILSSLGLRPLVDLDMRLGEGTGAAFGLSILAAAARIGAEMLTFEQAAVTNPNEERAY, from the coding sequence ATGCTCGATACGACTATCCAACGCATCGGCCCCCTGGACCGGGCCGCAATGAACGAGGCCCGGCGTCATCACGACTCCCTGGCCATACCCAGGGGCAGCCTGGGCATGTTGCACGAATTGGGAGTGCGGCTCGCCGGCATCACGGGAACGCCGCTTCCTGAGATGAAGCGTCTCGCCGTAGTGACCATGGCCGGGGACCATGGCGTTGCGGCACAGGGAGTGAGTTGCTTTCCTTCCGAAGTGACTTGTCAGATGGTGAACAACTTCCTGCTCGGGGGCGCGGCCATCAACGTGCTCACGCGGCACGTGGGCGCGAGGCTCACCGTGGTGGACATGGGCGTGGCCGGAAGACTACCCGAGCCCGCCCTGACAGGAAACCGGAAGACCCGGTTTCTTGCCCGCCGGATCGCCGACGGAACACAGGACATTTCCTTGGGTCCCGCCATGTCGATCGAACACGCACGGAAGGCGGTGGAAGCGGGCATCCGGGTGTTTGAAGAAGAACTCGAACTCGGACTGGACGCATTAGGCACCGGGGACATGGGCATCGGGAATACGACCCCTTCATCGGCTATTGCAGCCGTCCTGCTGAAACGCGATCCCGTTGAACTGGTCAACCGGGGCACGGGTCTCGACGACTACGCCCTACGCAACAAGATCGAAGTGGTGAAGCGCGCCCTCGCTGTGAATGCTCCGGATCCGGACAACCCCTTGGACGTGCTGGCCAAGGTGGGCGGTTACGAAATCGGAGGCATCGCCGGGCTCGTCCTTGCCGCCTGCGCGCACCGCGTCCCTGTAATGGTGGACGGTTTCATCTCCACGTCCGCCGCACTTCTGGCGAGCCGTTTTCATCCCCATGTGAAGGATTACCTCTTCAGCGGCCATCGCTGCCACGTGCTGGGACACGATCTGATACTGTCGAGCCTGGGACTCAGGCCCTTGGTGGATCTGGACATGCGCCTGGGAGAAGGCACCGGGGCCGCCTTCGGCCTGTCCATCCTTGCGGCGGCCGCGAGAATCGGAGCCGAGATGTTGACCTTCGAACAGGCCGCCGTAACGAACCCGAATGAAGAGAGAGCTTACTGA